From a region of the Cryptococcus depauperatus CBS 7841 chromosome 6, complete sequence genome:
- a CDS encoding ATP-dependent RNA helicase ded1: MASNNVNGLEPKMNSMQLNGSGCVPRSAYVPPHLRNRSAAPAVPPHTTPAGGGYRQSPTGLPTPATTPPARAIPVEEEGGWGVPPARAKRNFEGSNPAGYGTWRAGQHVIGSRNMRMEKELYGEEGDGIHQSTGINFDKYADIPVEVTGQDVPEPVVQFTNPPINQALLDNIKLSRYDSPTPVQKYSIPIVAGGRDLMACAQTGSGKTGGFLFPILSALYSYGPIAPPVEQDAGHGSYNRRRKAYPTALVLAPTRELVSQINEEARKFAYRSWVRPAVVYGGADIGQQIRALDRGCDLLSATPGRLVDLIERGRISLANVKYLVLDEADRMLDMGFEPQIRRIVEQEDMPGVHDRQTLMFSATFPREIQSLAKSFLKDYIFLTVGRVGSTSENITQRIEYVDDQDKRSLLLDLLLAEQSNGLILVFVETKRMADTLCDFLCSRRHDATSIHGDRSQREREAALYAFKSGRAPILVATAVAARGLDIPNVTHVILYDLPTDVAEYTHRIGRTGRAGNTGTSTAFFARQNLSLAPDLIELLKEANQEVPQWLIDIMAENRRFGGGYSRGGRGRSGGGGGGFRSGGRDMRAGGNTGGRNGGGFGGYGGNNWNQGGFPSAGADTGASWW; the protein is encoded by the exons atgGCTTCCAACAATGTCAATGGCCTCGAGCCCAAGATGA ACTCCATGCAGCTCAACGGGTCCGGATGCGTTCCCAGATCTGCTTATGTTCCTCCTCATTTGCGAAACCGTAGCGCTGCTCCTGCTGTGCCACCTCACACTACTCCCGCCGGTGGCGGATACAGGCAATCTCCCACAGGTCTTCCTACCCCGGCGACCACTCCTCCCGCCCGGGCTATCCctgttgaggaagagggagGGTGGGGCGTCCCTCCCGCCCGTGCGAAGAGGAACTTTGAGGGCAGCAACCCAGCTGGTTATGGTACTTGGAGAGCCGGTCAACATGTCATTGGATCGAGGAACAtgaggatggaaaaggaattGTATGGTGAGGAAGGCGATGGAATACACCAG TCTACCGGTATCAATTTCGACAAGTACGCCGACATTCCGGTCGAGGTTACCGGTCAAGATGTACCCGAGCCTGTGGTCCAGTTTACGAATCCTCCCATCAACCAGGCGCTATTAGACAACATCAAGCTTTCGCGATACGATTCTCCCACACCTGTTCAAAAGTACTCTATTCCCATTGTTGCTGGCGGTCGAGACTTGATGGCTTGTGCCCAAACTGGCTCGGGTAAGACCGGTggtttccttttcccaaTTCTTTCTGCACTTTATTCTTATGGTCCCATCGCCCCTCCTGTCGAACAAGATGCTGGTCACGGCAGCTATAACCGCAGGCGAAAAGCATACCCGACTGCGCTCGTCCTTGCTCCTACCCGAGAGCTTGTATCTCAAATCAATGAAGAAGCCCGAAAATTTGCCTATCGATCTTGGGTTCGACCTGCCGTCGTTTATGGCGGTGCCGACATTGGCCAGCAAATTCGTGCTCTTGACCGAGGCTGCGACCTTCTTTCCGCCACGCCTGGTCGTCTTGTTGATCTCATTGAAAGAGGCAGGATTTCTCTTGCCAATGTCAAGtatcttgttcttgatgAAGCTGATCGAATGCTTGACATGGGCTTTGAGCCTCAAATTAGAAGGATCGTCGAGCAGGAAGACATGCCAGGAGTCCATGACCGCCAGACTCTCATGTTCTCTGCTACGTTCCCTCGCGAAATTCAGTCTCTTGCTAAATCTTTCCTCAAAGACTACATTTTCCTTACTGTTGGTCGAGTTGGCTCCACTTCTGAGAACATCACTCAACGGATCGAATACGTAGATGATCAAGACAAACGCTCTTTACTCCTCGATTTACTGCTTGCTGAACAGAGTAACGGTCTGATACTTGTCTTTGTCGAGACAAAGCGTATGGCTGATACTCTCTGCGACTTCCTCTGCTCTCGTCGTCACGACGCCACTTCTATCCACGGCGATCGCAGCCAACGTGAGCGAGAGGCTGCCCTATACGCTTTCAAGAGCGGTCGTGCACCCATTCTTGTAGCCACAGCAGTCGCTGCCCGTGGGCTTGATATCCCTAACGTTACCCATGTTATTCTCTACGATCTCCCCACTGATGTTGCCGAGTACACCCATCGAATTGGTCGTACTGGCCGAGCAGGTAACACTGGTACTTCGACAGCATTCTTTGCCCGACAGAACCTGTCCTTGGCACCCGACTTGATAGAGCTTCTAAAAGAGGCGAATCAGGAGGTTCCTCAGTGGCTTATTGATATTATGGCTGAGAACCGTCGCTTCGGCGGCGGTTACAGCAGA